GATTTATAAAATTGCAACAGTTCAATGaaaaaaactacaaaataagGAATTTTTCCCCccatttacatttgtgaatataaTATTTGGcccaaaaaataataatgttaatAAAATAGTTATGATCGGAATTACAAGGATAAGCATAATGCCATTTTTGGAGATTTTATACACAACCATTCATGAATTTCAATCCATAGTTTACTAGAATGGTAGCATGAAAAAAATAAATGCTCTATAGATTCTGAATCAGAAGAACAAAAAACACAAGGAGTTTTGTCAAAATTGAATCTTTTGTGCAAGAAATCATTAACAGGGTAGGTGgaagaaaatattttaaaatgaGTTTCTTTACCTTTTGGGATAACTGGACAAGTAAGGTAAAAGGTAGTCACTTTTGATCATAGCATGGGTTGGTAATTTCCATATTAATATATTTAATTATAATCACCAAAAATGACTTAATTAACTGCCAATCATATCCActtattgttgcatttttttcccAAAAGATTCAAGTCATTAATTTGTAAACTTGGAAAAGATGGAACAACTTCATAATATAACCAAGTGTTCTTAATAAGTCAAAGTAAAGGAAGTGGAATTGCTTTGCAAACCTTAATATATCTTTACCAAAAATACAGATCCCTTATAAATTCTCAGACTCAAAATACTGCTAGTAAATCTGTggctaaaatatataaaagaggGGAGATTGGACAACCCTGTCTAATTCCTCTAGGAATAGAGAAACGAGGGGATGTGCCATTACTCATAGCCACAGAACTGCTAATATCATTATGTATAATATATTATCACTTTACAGAAATTCTCTCCAAACCCAAAAGTAGAGAGttctaaataaaaatgtgtgttCTAAAGTGTCAAAAGCCTTAAAAACTTTTTAAAACAATATAAAGCCGTCATCTTCTATGAATTCACTGTAATCTAAAATATCTAAAACCAATCATACATGGTTATGGATACTCCTTCCTTTAATGAAGGCTGATTGAGTTTCActgattatatacagttgaagtcggaagtttacatacacttaggttggagtcaataaaactagtttttcaaccactccacaaatttcttgttaactaactatagttttggcaagtcggttaggacatctactttgtgcatgacacaagtcatttttccaacaattgtttacatacagattatttcacttataattcactgtatcacaattccagtgggtcagaagtttacatacactaagttgactgtgcctttaaacagcttggaaaattccagaaaatgatgtcatggctttagaagcttctgataggctaattgacattatttgagtcaattggagatgtacctgtggatgtatttcaaggcctaacttcaaactcagtgcctctttacttgacatcatgggaaaatcaaaagaaatcagccaagacctcagaaaaataattgtagacctccacaagtctggttcatccttgggagcaatttccaaatgcctgaaggtaccacattcatctgtacaaacaatagtacgcaagtataaacaccatgggaccacgcagccgtcttaccgctcaggaaggagacgcgttctgtctcctagagatgaacacactttggtgcgaaaagtgcaaatcaatcccagaacatcagcaaaggaccttgtcaagatgctggaggaaacaggtacaaaagtatctatatccacagtaaaacgagtcctatatcgacataacctgaaaggctgctcagcaaggaagaagccactgctccaaaaccgccataaaaaaagccagactaaggtttgcaactgcacatggtgacaaagatcgtactttttggagaaatgttctctggtctgatgaaacaaaaatagaactgtttggtcataatgaccatcgttatgtttggagaaaaaatggggaggcttgcaagccgaagaacactatcccaaccgtgaagcaagggggtggcagcatcatgttgtgggggtgctttcctgcaggagggactggtgcacttcacaaaatagatggcataatgagggatgaaaattatgtggaaatattgaagcaacatctcaaaacatcagtcaggaagttaaagcttggtcgcaaatgggtcttccaaatgaacaatgaccccaagcatacttccaaagttgtggcaaaatggcctaaggacaacaaagtaaaggtattggagtggccatcacaaagccctgacctcaaccctatagaacatttgtgggcagaactgaaaaagtgtgtgcgagcaagaggacttacatcagctctgtcaggaggaatgggccaaaattcacccaacttattgtgggaagcttgtggaaggatacccgaaacgtttgacccaagtgaaacaatttaaaggcaatgctacaaaatactaattgagtgtatgttctgacccactgggaatgtgatgaaagaaataaaagctgaaataaataattttctctactattattctgacatttcacattcttaaaataaagtggtgatcctaactgacctaaaacagggaatttttacttggattaaatgtcaggaattgtgagtttaaatgtatttggctaaggtgtatgtaaacttccgacttcaactgtatagcatCAAGGCCTTGTTTCTGACTTATAGTCAGTTGCCAACAATGTGATTGGTCTCCAATTGTCCAGGTAAAGAGAGCTCTTCTTTGGTTTGGGTATAATAACTATTAGTTCCTGTCTCAAAGAAGATGGTAAGATAGCATTAGCAATACCCTCTTTGTAGACCGAAAGCAATAACTATCTAATATCAAGCCAAAAATGTTGATAGAATTCAGGAGTCAGGCCATCCGGTCCAGGAGATTTACCTATAGGCATTTGTTTAATGGCTTGGTCCAACtcagtaatatatatatacactgctcaaaaaaataaagggaacactaaaataacacatcctagatctgaatgaatgaaatattcttattaaatacttttttctttacatagttgaatgtgctgacaacaaaatcactgGAACTGACACACTCCAGACTGCTGACACactctagcattgtcttgcattaggaggaacccagggccaaccgcaccagcatatggtctcacaaggggtctgaggatctcatctcggtacctaatggcagtcaggctacctctggcgagcccatgtagggctgtgcggccccccaaagaaatgccaccccaccccacaccatgactgacccaccgccaaaccggtcatgctggaggatgttgcaggcagcagaacgttctccacggcgtctccagactgtcacgtctgtcacatgtgctcagtgtgaacctgctttcatctgtgaagagcacagggcgccagtgctaaatttgccaatcttggtgttctctggcaaatgccaaacttcctgcacggtgttgggctgtaagcacaacccccacctgtggacgtcgggccctcatacaaccctcatggagtctgtttctgaccgtttgagcagacacatgcacatttgtggcctgctggaggtcattttgcagggctctggcagtgctcctccttgcacaaaggcggaggtagcggtcctgctgctgggttgttgccctcctacggcctcctccacgtctcctgatgtactggcctgtctcctggtagcgcctccatgctctggacactacgctgacagacacagcaaaccttcttgccacagctcgcattgatgtgccatcctggatgagctgcactacctgagccacttgtgtgggttgtagactctgtctcatgctaccactagagtgagagcaccgccagcattcaaaagtgaccaaaacatcagccaggaagcataggaactgagaagtggtctgtggtcaccacctgcagaaccactcctttattgggggtgtcttgctaattgcctataatttccatctgttgtctattccagttgcacaacagcatgtgaaatttattgtcaatcaatgTTGCTTccaaagtggacagtttgatttcacagaagtgtgattgacttggagttacattgtgttgtttaagtgttccctttatttttttgagcagtgtatatatcagAATCACACAGTTTCTTAAACCTTACTTCTATAGGCCAACATAGTTATTAACTGAATCAAAAAAGGAATCCAAGTCGCTTTCTGAAAGATGAGATTGATATAGTGAACTGTAGAAAGAGTGTATTTCCTTATTAATCACTTCAAGATCATCAGATATAGTGTAATTTACATACATTGATGTATTACTATTCCTAGTCTGCCTACTCTTCTCCAAATTAAATAAATAAGATGTGGCGTTTTTTCTAACCTGTTTCCAATCCATTTGGCCTTTGAACGGATGAAGGCCCTGTGCCTTATACAACACTACTATCAGTCTCTGTCCTTGAGCAGTGGGCGCTGACAGATGAGTAGGTCCTCCTGGTATTGAGCTGTTGCTGTCTCGTCCTCCCGTAGGGGGTATTGAACAAACAGGACGCGTCTCAGAGTCTGGCCCGTTAGAGAGCAGCGCTCCCCCTTTTCCACACCCCCGCTCGCTGCACAGCCGCAGTCCACAGCAATGCTCCTGTAAAGCCTCTGCTCTGCTTTCCCTGCTCTCCCTCTGTGCTTCAGTAAAGACCCATCCACCCCCCGGTGCTACAGTGCTGCATCTTCATCTGATCGGGGCTCCGCACCTGCCGCCATCGTTATCAATAGCCTATAATGGAAATACAGCAAGGACGCACTTTTATCTAGCCTTACGCCGCACCACGGAGTCAAGGTAGGCATGTTAATAGTGGTGGATACATGGATGAATTAATGAATTAATGAATGGACAGGCGGTCTATTTGAGGAAAAGTGTTAATACAATGCAACCAAGGCTATTGTTAATGCAACCTGGCGGGGTTTTGGGGAAAACCAAAGGTGATTAAATATTATTAGGCCCAATGTTGAGACTCATGAGAAGGTAAGAGAGGAGCACCACAAAGGACTAGGATGCTGAAATTGTCTGTTTTGCGTTATTCCAAGCATCTACGGGTTGTGGCGAAGAAGAGGCTATCGGGACCATTTCCTCTTATGGTGGGGTGAGATACATGTACAATGTGTGCGTAGCGCAAGCTGCATGTCTTTTAGGGTTCCTATTCCTACATTGTGTGCTTTTCATAATTGGGCCTAATATCAATTTATGATTGGTTATGATAGTAGGCCAATTTCGAAAGACTTTATATGGAGCCTGTTGATGAGTAGTCTACACAATCTGCCACAAAATTGCTCCATACCACAATGACTATAGCAAGTATAGGCAACTGTGTATTGTTCTTTCAATTCATACCAGATAGGGTACAATACATTTTCGATTATAATCAGGCTGAGTGATCTCTTGTTACTGTATTAAAAATAAGGCATGAAATGTGCATGTGTGGGTAGAGGGATAATGTCTAGGCTACTATAGTCCTCTATGAATATATGATCTTATGTGTGAGCGCTCATCTCTGTGTGGCTTCTTAAGTTTGTGTCTGTGCcactgctagtgtgtgtgtgaattttgacatgtgtgtgtgtgtgtttgctgcatgtatcaacaggtgtgtgtgtgtgtgtgtgtgtgacctcttATAACactagtatatgtgtgtgtgtgtgtgtgtgtgtgtgtgtgtgtgtgtgtgtgtgtgtgtgtgtgtgtgtgtgtgtgtgtgtgtgtgtgtgtgtgtgtgtgtgtgtgtgtgtgtgacctcttATAAcactagtatgtgtgtgtgtgtgtgtgtgtgtgtgtgtgtgtgtgtgtgtgtgtgtgtgtgtgtgtgtgtgtgtgtgtgtgtgtgtgtgtgtgtgtgtgtgtgtgacctcttATAACactagtatatgtgtgtgtgtgtgtgtgtgtgtgtgtgtgtgtgtgtgtgtgtgtgtgtgtgtgtgacctcttATAACactagtatatgtgtgtgtgtgtgtgtgtgtgtgtgtgtgtgtgtgtgtgtgtgtgtgtgtgtgtgtctcgcaaCCCAAActcgtatatgtgtgtgtgtgtgtgtgtgtgtgtgtgtgtgtgtgtgtgtgtgtgtgtgtgtgacctcttATAACactagtatatgtgtgtgtgtgtgtgtgtgtgtgtgtgacctcttATAACactagtatatgtgtgtgtttccagACGGGGGGCACAATGAGTGACGAATACAAGGCGTCGGTCACCCCTAGctggctgacccctgaccccacagCCTGGTCCAGCAGCGGAGACGGATTCACGGACAACGCCACCTACTCACCTCTGGACTCCTTTCCCCCGGTGCCCCCTCTCCTGGTCAACCCCTGGGACATCTTGCTGTGCTCCTCAGGGACCCTCATCGCCTGTGAAAACGCCCTGGTGGTACTGGTGATCTGGCAGAACCCGTCTCTCCGAGCCCCCATGTTCCTGCTGATCGGCAGCCTGGCCCTGGCTGACCTCCTGGCTGGTCTGGGCCTGGTGCTCCACTTCACCTTGGCCTACCTGCTAAGGTCCGACTCGGCCCAGCTGCTGACTGTTGGTCTGGTGGTGGCCTCCTTCTCAGCCTCCGTCTTCAGCCTGCTGGCCATCACCATAGACCGTTACCTGTCACTCTACTACGCCCTGACCTACAACTCAGAGCGCACCGCTGCCTTCACCTACACCATGCTGGTCCTCCTCTggggcctgtctctctgtctgggccTACTTCCCGTCACGGGGGTGAACTGCCTGACGGAGGAGTCGACATGCAGCGTGGTGCGCCCGCTGACTAAGAACAACGTGGTGGTGCTGTCCGTATCCTTCCTCCTGCTGTTCGGCCTCATGCTGCAGCTGTACGTGCAGATCTGTAAGATCGTCATGCACCACGCCCACCAGATCGCCTTGCAGCATCACTTCCTGTCCACCTCGCCCCACTACGTCACCACCAGGAAGGGCGTGTCCACACTGGCCATCATCCTGGGGACGTTCGCCGCCTGCTGGATGCCCTTCACCGTCTACTCCCTCGTCGCCGACTACACGTACCCGCCTCTCTACACCTACGCCACCCTGGTGCCCGCCACCTACAACTCAGTCATCAACCCAGTGATCTACGCCTTCAGGAACCAGGAGATCCAGCAGGCTCTGTGGCTGGTGTGTTGTGGCTGTATACCGGCCAGGGTGACCCACAGGGCACGGACCCCCAGCCACGTCTGACACAGACCCAGGCcctgggagggaaggagagaggtgccCTGGGcagaggaaggcaggcaggcaggcaggtaggcaggtaggcaggGTTCATGCTGCGTCTACTGCATGGCTCTGTGTCTCCAAGGCTGGGCTGTATCCAGGGAAGGATGGAGGCAGCAGCAGGAGAAGGGGAGGTGGAGGGATAAGTAGaggcagagacatacagtatatatcttTGAGTATAGGGCTTTCGCCCATTGCCTGTGATGGGATTGGAGAATGGATGGCTATGGAAGTGAGTGGTGGAGGATTTGGTACAAAagtgtactgtaggcctactgtactactgtcccaccttctctatctctgtcttccTCGATTAAatataaaacaacatcacatGATCTGACCGCTGCCACCATAGGTGTACCATCCCCCCTCCACACCTTCACCCCACCGTTGGGTTTACGTGCCACGAGGTGTTCTGCAGATGACTGGGAAAGGATGGTCGCATGGCGCTGCAGCAAATGTAGATTACATAGAATGATGTAGCTTTCATAGTTTTAGGCGCTTTTACTGATGCGCGCTTTTTTTCTTCCATAAAAGGATTGAGAGATTATTCTAGACTGTTTAAACTTGTCCCACAAGTTAAAAAGCTCGTGTGTGTGCAAAAAGACAATGTATGTGTCCCatggacagagaaggagagcaagaggaggagtggggaggagTAGTGGAGGGAGTGATGAGCAAGAGTGGGCGATGATCAAGATGCAGACGTTTCCCTACAACGAAGCCGGGCTGCGGCTAGAGCATCTCATCTCGCTGCTGCACTCTGAACGTGCTTTGAAAGCTAAACAACCGCGAGAGGCTAAAAATAGCCCCGGCGCTCTGTGATCCACGCGCCCTGCGTCCTCCGCAGACACCGAGTAAAGAAACCATGccgaggaggaggagagcgggCGCTTATCTTCCCTACCATCCATCTTtcaatctccatctctccccatttCACGTGTGAGAATGTATTATGATGTTCTGTTTGCTTTACATCCTGAGGTGACAACAGCCTCCAGAAGATAAGTACCCTGATTGCCCTACGCGTGCCAAATGCCCTTAGATTATGATAAAACCTATGGGTTTGATCTTTTTATCTCCGTTTTATCCAGTCGCTTCTTCATACATAAACAGTTCAATACTCATAACTAACTAATTCTGTATTTTACGCACGTTAAGTAGGCTGACTTCTCTTGAAAGTAGAGGAGAGTGAAATGTTCCCTCTGCAGatcaagcagacagttagaccgGCTGGGAGCTGTTGAAACTGAATGTATTGTGGGGATCCTCGCTATATGAGCCAAGTTACAATTACCACCAAGCGTGTTAACCCTATTGGCACTATGTGTGTGGTGTTTGCGTCTTACGCCAGATACCCGCGTTTGCTTCCAGCTTCCTCTTTTTGCTACATTgttgtcagaagtgggatggtgGCCGTGGGGCCATCGGACTACACAGCCCGAGGTGTATGAAGGGGCTGAGGTTAGTTAAAGCACGGGGAAGGCCATCCCGTTTAGAGGGGGCAGTGTAGCGTTCGTTGCTATATGAACTGTGGGTGTTTGCCTTTCACTCCAGAGACTCGGTTCGCTTCCCACTCCCTCTGTTGCAACAGTATTATTATATTAATTTGATCTTTTAGCCTATCCATTAGGTTATGAATATACCTGATCACCAACCAACCATCAACCCGCATGTTGCATAGGACTTTAATGAATACCATTTCTCCTGATattgcaacctggtctcagaccattgtgtattattctgtatgtaaatccaagATACTAAATTTTGTGTGATATGTTACATAAGACAGTCTTAACTCAAAGACTGCGAGTTTGAATATTATCACTgacaacttttcaactacttactactttttagctaatttccaactacttagcatgttagctaacccatcACCTAATCCTAACCATAGCCcttttagttaaccctaaccctaaccttaaccctaaccttaaccttgacCCCTAGCCTAGCTAGAATTCagaacatatcatacatttagcaAATTTGTGACATATTGTacattgcaaattcgtaacatattgtacgttttgcattttcgtaacatataatacaaattgtaattcgtaacatattatacgaaatggggatggacatccacaaagtAATAGAGTGTTGATTATCAATAATCTATGTGACAGACCATGGTACAATAAGtgtatttattttaaatgttttaatcttTGGATAATGAGAAAGGAGGAGAGCAGTGACACGTCTTGTTCTTCCAGCTATGGATGTCTCCTGCCTCCTAGATCCACTTCCTTACCATGGCTGACAAAAGCCCGTCAACACCACCCCCTGATTTAGAGCGGTTGGGTTAAAtacagaagacacatttcggttgaagaCCTtcagactaggtatccccttcccTTGATTCATAGCCAGCGGTGCGGACGTCACGCTGCTTGCCTAGCGAGTACCAACGACTTCCTTCTGATTCAGCTCATAATGAGGCTTGAACGcaggacctctgccttgctagcacacgtGACCACCCTCCTTGACAACCGTTTGAGCTATCGGAAAGTATCTAAGCCGATAGCTCAATTTCAAGATAGCTGTGGAGTGAGCTTACGGGTACATCCTTAATACATTCACCCCTTCTAAACTCGCTTCATAGCTAACAACCCGGCCTTGGAGATAAGCCCAACTGCGGATCATGGCACCACTGTTATGGACGTCGCGCTGCTTGCCTAGCaagtaccacttcctcctgatTCGGCTCACACCGAGGCGCAAACCCAAGACTTCTGCTTTGCTAGCACACATGACCGCCGCCGTCTTTGACAACATACCAGCCATTTGAGCTATCAGAATATATCTAATTCGATAGCACCATCAGCGacatttcaagctagctgtggaGTGATCTTATGGTTGTTTTTAACGTTGTTACAGCATCGCCCTTCACACATTGCTTGTTCATGAGGGTCAATCGGCCCTAGGTCCTCATTCTGCCCCGTCATATCAGCCAGCAGCAACAACTAAGTGTTAGTTACTTCATGGACCGATAGCAATACTCTGTCAGCAATAAGCAATGATGTGTATAAGCCCTGGATGACTACCAGGAGGCGTTGTATTGAAGCCACCACGCAGTCATCTTGGTACTCCCCCTCCAGTGTGAAAAATATTTAGGAAGacatagaaatgcatttattaatgtctacattagtTTCTGATAagtttattatattacagacaccttcatGCATACTTTAAaatatgtgagctaaacataaaataacatttaaaaatccttaaagtattttttttattactaatgttactgtcccctctACGACAAAACGAATACTTAAatgcatgtaattttgtccttgaaacatgtaattgaaatactgtagaattccattaattTCTATGGAGGACTGCTGCTACTAGCGAGGGCCAATATtgccgaccggtggcttcaaagcctctcaatggccaagaCATAGTATctgcaatccagggtttataaaCATCATTGGCAATAACAGCCTCTTCACAGCAGCATGACCACCTCCAGCATGATGATATACAAGGACAATGAACAACAGCCCTTATCTACGATGCCTAGCAGAGTACTTGTACGACCAGGCCGAAAAGGACTCTGAACTTCCCCAATATTTGTGCCGTATGTGATTTCTCCAAATGGGAAATTAGATCTTGACTTGTGTGTTTTGTTTTTGAAAATGTGAATGGGACAGGATACTGACTGCCACCGTCCAGTATTCTGTCATTACTCATTACAATGTCACTGCCTCCTTTGATCTGAATCAACTGCTGTATTCTCTGGCTACGGTCGTCTTCAATATCTTACATTGAATGAAACCCGGACTCTGTGAGAAAATATCTCACCGGTTTTCAGTTGCATCTGCCTTTGTGAACATATTAAGTGTTTTTGAGTGTCGTAAACCTAAGTGTCTGTGAATAAGGAAAATCTTTCTGTGCATATGAGTTGCATGGCCTCtgagtgtgtgcatttgtgtatgatgtgtgtatgtgtgtgtgtgtgtgtgtgtgtgtttgtgatcagaagcacagacctactgtatatcTGTCTCCATGGGGACAGTAGATCTGAGGATTTACTTTCTGCGTGACCCTTTCACCTcaggggaaatggctgccagTCTTCCCATCATTCTGAGAGAAGTGGCCTCATCACACAAATTCCACCAGAGGAATGACGTAGAGAAGGATAGTTCCTGATGTGTTAAAATGAATAGTGGAGGTGTGCAGCGGCTGACCCTGAGCAGTAGTGTGGGGCTAAGGCAATGAGGTCACGTGACTGATGGAATAAGAGCTCCTGTCATAGAGCCTGGTATCACAGGTTCTGATGGCTCTTCACAGACCAACAAGGCCAAGAACACAATGTCCTTTACCTTTGATGAATAATCTATTTTGTTATATTTAGTGAAAGTTTCTATATTTTTTTCTAGCGTTGTCACGCCTGAATTCTGATTTATCTAAAGTATCTTGTATTTTAATGCGCTGTAGAGCCTCTTCTGAATGTATTGGTAAATATACATTGTTTATTTAATATGGCAGCCTGTTGACCAATTAGATTCTGTAGATATAGCATGCATATCTTTTTATAGGGGTGTTATGACATCACGTATGGTGCTACCTACTCCAGGGTCCAAGGGGTACTCAGGTGCACCAATTTTGAGTGACATCACATTTTACCCCCAATTACTGTTTTCTAAAGCCTGTTTACATTTCAATCCCTAGCCCCTTCCCCCAATCCCTCCCCCTTCTTTAGGCAGATCTGCAAAGTCTGGATAGGTGAAAGCAGTATGGCTTACACTTTACTTAGACTGTTGGAGGGCTAGGTGGAGCTGTCGCAGTACTTTCACCTATCACAAATCTTGAGGATGTGCCGGACCAATGAGCTAAGGGCTAGGGACGGAAATGAAACCGTGCTTACCTTATTTTTTGAATGTTCTCTCATGTACAGTAATGTCAATTGTTTAAGGCTCTAGGTGAGCTTTCATAGTTGGGATAGGTGCAAACAAGGGCTTCACATTCTTGAGTAGACAAAGGAACCACTGGTGTGTGGATATGGTACTTTACTGTTTGAATAGCATATTTACTTAATGTTAAAGTATTGTGCAGTGTAATCGCACAGAAAAGTGTAATTTTGATTGTACAGAGGAATTCACTTTCATGTGGTTGGAGGAGTTTCTAGTGTGACCGGTGGGGTTTCAAGAGTTGTAGGTGAATTATGTGGTTTGGTACCCCGACCCAGAGCTAAATACAAGTCTTTTAACTCCTCAATGGCTGAGAATGGGGAGGGATGCTACAGTAACAGCATCTTGTGTAGACTCATGCGTTGTTTTAAATGTGAAATGCACTTTATGTTGTTGGACAAAAAAATGGCACAACAAATTAAGTATCTGCAAAATGAAAACTATAAATGATAATCAACATGCACTAACTGAGATATTGTAAGACGTGTGAACGTGGTGTGTATTTTTTCAAGGTGTTAGATGTAATTTTTTGTTGCTTTGGTTAGTTTACCGAATTGAGAGATGTTGTTAATTTTGTATTAAAAGAATGTGCTGTGCATTAAAAACACAAGCCTGTGttggtttgttttgttcactctGAATCCACTGGCTCTGCTCCCATG
This region of Salvelinus alpinus chromosome 8, SLU_Salpinus.1, whole genome shotgun sequence genomic DNA includes:
- the gpr12 gene encoding G-protein coupled receptor 12 isoform X1 gives rise to the protein MTGGTMSDEYKASVTPSWLTPDPTAWSSSGDGFTDNATYSPLDSFPPVPPLLVNPWDILLCSSGTLIACENALVVLVIWQNPSLRAPMFLLIGSLALADLLAGLGLVLHFTLAYLLRSDSAQLLTVGLVVASFSASVFSLLAITIDRYLSLYYALTYNSERTAAFTYTMLVLLWGLSLCLGLLPVTGVNCLTEESTCSVVRPLTKNNVVVLSVSFLLLFGLMLQLYVQICKIVMHHAHQIALQHHFLSTSPHYVTTRKGVSTLAIILGTFAACWMPFTVYSLVADYTYPPLYTYATLVPATYNSVINPVIYAFRNQEIQQALWLVCCGCIPARVTHRARTPSHV
- the gpr12 gene encoding G-protein coupled receptor 12 isoform X2, with product MSDEYKASVTPSWLTPDPTAWSSSGDGFTDNATYSPLDSFPPVPPLLVNPWDILLCSSGTLIACENALVVLVIWQNPSLRAPMFLLIGSLALADLLAGLGLVLHFTLAYLLRSDSAQLLTVGLVVASFSASVFSLLAITIDRYLSLYYALTYNSERTAAFTYTMLVLLWGLSLCLGLLPVTGVNCLTEESTCSVVRPLTKNNVVVLSVSFLLLFGLMLQLYVQICKIVMHHAHQIALQHHFLSTSPHYVTTRKGVSTLAIILGTFAACWMPFTVYSLVADYTYPPLYTYATLVPATYNSVINPVIYAFRNQEIQQALWLVCCGCIPARVTHRARTPSHV